The DNA region TGTGCATTGGTTCTCCTCCCTTTGTCTCGTTCCGCATGTTCAGCGCCGATGCGTTCAAGCAATTCGCTAGCTGGTTCCACGCACGGATTTTGAGCACGCCATTCAACCGTAAGCTTGCCTTCAATGGCTTCATGCAAAATCTGTTGGCGCAGTTTTTTCAAAAGGAATTGTTGATGGGTGAGTTCTGCTTTTAGTTCACATTCTTCAATAACAATCGACTTAAATTTCTCAACAATTTCAAGCTGCCTCCCGATAGATGGCAAAGGAATTTCAATACCCTGTATTTTTTTGACAGATAACGCCACATTAGCAGCACCACTCATCAGTGGAACCAGAACACGGTCTTTCAATTGTGACAAATACAAATGAAGGAACTGAATATCCAACTTGCTTTCATCTTTGCTGGTCAGTGCTACCAAAATGGAACCCAGTGCGAATTTCCCTTCTTGATAATGCACATTCTTTAGGCTTGCATGGCCGTGACCCGTTGAAGATACAAGAGGAATACAGACGGCCTTAGTATCAAACTGATAGGTGTTGCTGGTTTTTCGTTCCGCGCCGGTAGTTACCAGAGGGTATTCGCCTGGTTCCGCCTTGGCCAATCCTGTCGAACCTTTTTCAAAATCGCACAGGGCATTGAGCTTTACAAGCTTCACTACACGAGCTCCCTACGGAGTTGATCCAGCAATTGATCACCATTGGCAAAAGATTGATGCAGGAGGTCGAGCAATTCAGTGCTGCTATATTGCTTATCTTCTTTAGCGCGGTGCGGGTTATTAATGTCGAGGTTGTAGCCGTCTGCCTTGATGGTGTCGATATTCACCTGCCAAGCCTGCTCGTTCACTTCCCGGTTGATCCACCAAGCCTTCAGGGCATCGAACTCGGCCAGCTCGATCGGCTTGGTTTTGGAGTAAGCCTTGTAGCCTTCTGGTAACTTGTGTTCATAAAACCAAATGTTTTTTGTCGGCTCGCCTTTGGTAAAAAACAGTAGGTTGGTGGCCACAGAGGCGTAGGGCTGAAACACGGAGTTGGGCAGGCGCACGATGGTGTGCAGATTGCAGTCTTCCAGCAACTTCTGGCGAATTCGCTGCTTCACGCCATCGCCGGTAAGGGAACCATCAGGAAGCACAATAGCGGCACGGCCTCCGTTGTTGAGAAGGTGAATCATCAGGATCAAAAACAGATCCGCCGATTCCTTGGTGCGGTAGGTCTGCGGGAAGTTGTTTTCGTTATTGTTGGAAACCACGCCACCAAAAGGCGGGTTGGCGATAATCACCTCCACCCGATCCTTACGGGTGTACTCGCTCAAAGGCCTTTGCAGGGAGTCGCCAAACTGAATATTGGGCGTAACAATGTCATGCAAAATCAGGTTGGTATTGGCCAAAATATAGGGTAACGGTTTGTACTCCCAACCACGGACGTTGTTACCAATGGCTTCGCTCTCAGCAACATTGCTGGCAGTGGCTTTTAGATGCTCGATCACGGCGGTCAAAAAGCCGCCGGTGCCGCATGCAGGGTCGAGTACGGTATCGCCGTGCGCGGGATTCACCATCTCGGTCATAAACTGGGTAATAGCTCGGGGGGTGTAGAACTCCCCCAACGTACCGGCGCTTTGAAGCTCGCTCAAAAATGTCTCGTAAATTTGGCCGAATAGATGCAGATCTTTGCTGTTGTTGAAGTCGATTTCGTTCAGCTTGTTGATGACTTGGCGTAAGTGAATGCCGGATTTCATATAGTTGTAGTTGTTGGCGAAGACTTCATGCACCAGTACCGCGCGGCGCTTAGCGTTGGATAGGTCAATTTCCGACAGTGTAGGGAAGAGTTTGCGGTCGACAAACTTTAACAACTCGTCGCCGGTCATGCCTTCGTCATTGCCTGCCCATTGGTCCCAGTGCAAGTCGGCGGGAATGGGTGATATATAGTTATCGTCCATCAGCTCAAGCTCTTTGTCTTTATCGCTGAAGATTTTCAGAAACAACATCCAGCCCAGTTGCAAAATACGCAGCTCATCGCTGCCGGTGCCGGTATCTTGCCGCATGATTTTACGGGCAGACTTTACTATGCCTGATACATTTGCCATTGTTTTACTGCTCTCGTGTTAGCGATTCAAGCCACTTGATAAAGGGCTTGTTCGAGCTGAGTTAATGCTTGTAAGTAATTCTGCTTGCCGCCAAATAAATTTATGATTTCGGTTGGGGTGCCGAACCGGTCGAATGGATTGATCTTTAGCACCTTGATGTCCTCAATATTCTCTATGCCTTCATCGGCATATTTATCAAGCAAGGCGTCCAGTACCTTGCGCGCCTGTTCGCCGTACTGGCTGAATACATCACGCTTTCTGACCTGTTTGGCGCGCTCGGCACGAGTGAGTGGTGGCTGGTCAAAGGCCGTGTGGCAGATCATGTCGAAGATGTCCATTTCCTTACCGATGGCATCTTTGAGGTTTTCCAGCACGATTCCCTGCTCGGTAAGCTCGTCGATGATCGCCTGCTTTTTGTCTGCGCTACGCCATTTGCTAAGAAAATCATTCAGTGACTGGTATTGTTCACGAACCTTTTGACGGGTGTAGTCTTTCAGACTGCCGGTAATTAACTTGCCATTACCATCCATGTACTGAATACGTTCGTTGAGAATGGAAACATTGACGCCGTTAACGTAAAGCTTGCGCCGTGGTTCGCTAATGATGTCGCCGCCATCGATGATTTCTGGTGGTTCGGTTGGCGGCTCAAAGATGATCTCTTTACCTTCTTCATCGGTGATGGTATCTCCTTCGCTCGCCTCGTCTTCCGGGGTTTCAAATTCCTCATCCTCTCCCAGCTCTTTGACTCGCACCGGATCACCATCGAAGTCCGGGTCGGCAAACAAGTCGGTGACATTACGGAAATCAAGAATGGTGAAAAAGGTTTTGCCAAACTCTTCATTGATGCGGGTGCCACGCCCGATGATCTGCTTGAATTCGGTCATGGAACCGATGTTGCTATCGAGCACGATCAACTTGCAGGTTTGCGCATCGACTCCGGTGGTCATCAATTTGGATGTGGTGGCAATAACCGGGTAGCGCTCTTCGGGACTGATGAAGTTATCCAGTTCGCGCTTGCCTTCGTCATTATCACCGGTGATCTGCATTATGTACTTGGGGTTCTGCGCCATCAGGTCACTGTTTGCATTAGCCAGGGCTGAGCGCATGCGCTGAGCGTGGTCAATATCCACACAGAATACGATGGCTTTGTCGAAGCGGTTAGTTTTTTTCAGATACTCACTGATTTTTTGGGCCACTGCTTCCGTGCGTTCGTCGATCACCAGGTTTTTGTCGAAATCCTTACGGTTGTATATGCGGTCATCCACCAACTGGCCGCTTTTATCTGTTTTGCCCGCCTCAGGCCGCCACCCTTCAAGATCGACATTGAGGCCTACGCGTAACACCTTGTAAGGGGCCAGAAAGCCATCCTGTATGCCTTGCTTGAGTGAATAGATATAGATTGGATCGCCAAAGTATTCAGTGCTTGAAACGGTTTCGGTTTCCCTGGGCGTTGCTGTCAGGCCAATGTGAGTTGCAGTTTTGAAATAATCGAGGATTTCGCGCCATGCGCTATCTTCCGACGCACTTCCACGGTGGCACTCGTCGATGACAATCAGATCAAAAAAATCGGGGCTGAATTCCCGGAAAGCATCCTTGTCCTCATTGTAACTGGTGAGCCCTTGATACAACGCCAAATAGATTTCGTAGGATTTATCGATTTTCTTATTTTTAATAACCGTCATTTTGTCTTTGAAATGCCGGAAGTCGCCACGGCGCGTTTGGTCAATCAAGGCGTTGCGGTCCGCCAGAAACAGGATGCGTTTTTTAGCGCCAGCTTTCCAGAGGCGGTGAATGATCTGGAAGGCGGTGTAGGTTTTGCCGGTGCCGGTGGCCATAGTCAGCAAGACACGCTCCTGGCCATTGGCAACGGCCTCCACTGTGCGGTTTATGGCGATTTGCTGGTAGTAACGCGGGCTCCGGCTTGTGCCGTCAAAGAAGTAATCCTGTGCGCTGATACGCTCAGCCTCTGGTGTGGCGATGCCCTTATAGCGCTTATAGCGCTCCCAGAGTTGTTCCGGAGTTGGAAATTCACTCAACGAGATTTCACGCTCAATGCTGCCGCTGAGGGCAGTGCGGTCATGCTCGTAGAAACCATCGCCGTTACTGCTGTACACCGTGGGAATATCAAGAATGGTGGCGTAATCCAACCCCTGCTGAATGCCCGCCATCACCGTTTGCCCATTGTCTTTGGCCTCGATGATGGCGACTGGAATGTTTGGCTTGTAATAAAGAACGTAGTCCGCCCGCTTGCGCTTGCCCCGGGTTGTCAGGTTGCCCTTCACATAGATACGGCCATCGGTGAAGCTCACTTCTTCGCGAACCTGCTTCTGCATGTCCCAGCCCGCCTGTTCCAGCGCCGGTGTAATGAACTTGGTGCAGATGTCACGCTCTGATAAGTCCTTTTTATTCGTCATCTGATGGTCGAGTCCTTGGGTTTATTCGGCCATGGGTGGGCGTAAAGGCACAATAACCATGTTCAGGGGCTTAAGAGAGATCTTAAAAGCCTACGGTCACGTAGTCACTCACCTACAACTTTTATGGTGGCGGGGATAGGTTGTGTCGGTTCAGGGGATTGACGTCAATTAGAAATTGCCAGCATAGCGGGCTTTATATAGGAATTCAGGTTGCGTTGGCAGTGTCAATCCAGAACCGTAAGGTCATACCAAGCCATCCGATACCTAATCCGCGTTGCCACCACCAACCACACCACCAGCATCCGATTTACCGAGCTCTGCTAGGGGATTGACTTCGTGCAGGTTTGCATTCGAGTTGTCTGTTTGGCCGGAGCTTTTATCTCGATTGAGGCACTCAACGCAAACCTCAGCAATTGTCGGATTGAACGCCCGCCTATAGCCGCTTATCCAAGTAATGAATCGGCCGGTAATTCTGAGACGCCTATGACCGCCCACCTTTGGCTCGCTGCCTGTCGCGAAACCCTTTTGAAGGGGCCGTCCAACGCCGCGAGCCGAAAGCCGAGTTCGTACTGATCTCGGTGTACAGGTCAACGGCCAAGCAAAACGGTTGGAAAACCGTCCCCCGCCACCCTTTGGCTGGCGACTCTATTCAGTTACTCGATTACGAACAGGGATTTGAAGCTATCGAGTGGGGCGTGATGAATAGTCGCGAATACCAAGACCCACACTGCAAGAGCATCTGCATGGCGGAATGTCTCGCGCCCGGAATTGTTAAAACCGCTGAGTTCTTCAAAATCTTCACACCAAATGAAGAAGTAGATGCGCTTTGCTTGGCAAAGATGCAGGCGGCCGGTGTTAAGGTGCTCACGGGCGTGAACCAGAGAATGTTTTATCAATGAACTACACCAACCTGAATCCAGAGAAGGCTCTGATTTGGCGTATCGTCCATCGCGATAACCTGCCCTGGATTCTGGATAACGGTCTGCGTTGCGCGAACTCGGAAGTACAGGCACCTCAGTACGTGAACATCGGCAACGTCGACTTGATCGACAAACGCCGTTCACGCCAGGTGCCTATCGCACCCGAAGGCGTTCTGGCCGACTACGTGCCCTTCTACTTCACGCCCTTCTCGGTAATGATGCAGAACATTCATTCAGGCTGGAGCGTTCAGCAACGCACCAACGACGAGATCGTCATTCTCGTCTCCAGCCTTTATCGCGTTTTAGAGCTGGGCCTACCGTTTGTCTTCACAAACGCACATGCCTACCCAAATTGGACAGACTATTACAGCGATCTGGCGGATCTCGACCGGATCGACTGGTGTATCCTTCAACGACGCGACTTCAAGCGCGATCCTGATGATCCTCGCAAAATGGAGCGTTATCAGGCTGAGGCACTGATTCACCATCACTTACCGATTACGGGACTACTGGGCATCGTGTGCCACAACGATGCAATGAAAGTACGCATAGAAGCAGACGTTGCCGCTAGAGGCCTGACGTTGCCAGTCCATGCGCGCCCCAAATGGTATTTCCAATGATCAGATTTACCCAAGGCAACCTTCTGGAAGCCAAGACCGAAGCCCTCGTTAACACGGTGAACACCGTGGGTGTGATGGGAAAAGGCATCGCTTTGATGTTCAAAGAACGCTTTGCGCAGAATTACCGACTGTATGCAGCCGCGTGCAAGGCTGGTGAAGTGGAAACCGGCAAGATGCATGTGACGGCCACCAATGAACTCGATGGCCCACGCTGGATCGTGAACTTCCCTACCAAGCGTCATTGGCGCTCTCCGTCGCAAATGGCGTGGATAATCGAGGGACTGCATGATCTGCGTCGCTTCTTGATAGAAAACGATGTGAAGTCCGTTGCCGTCCCGCCGCTAGGTGCTGGTAATGGTGGGTTGAAGTGGCCTGAAGTGCGTGAGCAAATCGTTGAGGTGCTGGACGATCTGGATGTGGATGTATTGGTGTTCGAACCCTCCAATCAGTACCTGAATGTCGCTAAACGCAACGGAGTTGAGCAACTCACTCCGGCACGGGCGCTGATTGCAGAACTGGTTCGACGCTATTGGGTTCTGGGCATGGAATGCAGCCTGCTCGAGATTCAGAAACTGGCCTGGTTTCTTGAGCGCGCAATCGTGAAACTTCCCAATACTGAGAACCCGCTGGATCTCAAATTCGTTGCTGGTAAATTCGGCCCGTACGCCAATCGATTAGAACATCTGCTCAACAATCTGGACGGAAGCTATCTACATTGCGACAAGCGCATCAGTGATGCCGGAATCACCGATGTAATTTGGTTTGATCAAGATCGCAAAGCCTTCTTGCAGACCTACCTCAAGACTGAAGCCAAGGAATACTCCCAAGCTTTAGAGCGCACGGCTGAATTGATTGATGGCTTTGAATCACCTTTTGGCATGGAGTTGCTCGCGACTGTCGACTGGTTGCTGATTCATGATGGTGTTGCGCCAACCCTTCCAGCTTTACGCGAAGCGCTGATGAATTGGGAGGGTGGCTCCAGTGCTGCGGCGCGGAAAAACAAACTATTTGACGATCAAGCTCTGGGGATTGCAATCGAACGCCTGACTTCCAGCAGCTTCAGTCCAAACATAGCGGCCTGACGCTAGAGCGAGACAGGGCAATTGCTGCTTCACAATTGCTCTGCTGCCCATTGCATGGTTTAGACAATCCTCAAGTCCACGCGCCAACACTTGCCAAACCCAACCCCCACAGTGCTAAATCCCGCCTCATAACCACCCCTTTTTACCCGCATCCCCGACCCCGGCCGGATTCCGGTATTGAGCCTCACGGGAATCCATGGAATGGCCCTGCATATCCCGACCCTGCTGGTCGTTTCCGTCTTCGTCTTCTTTTTGATGGGGCTGTTGACGCTGCACGCCTGGTATCGCGAAACCCGCGAGCCGCCGCTGGCCTACCTTGGCAGCATGATGCTGTTGGGCGCGCTGGGCGTGGTGCTGGTGAGTTGGCGGGATCGCGGGGTGGATTTCGTTCCGATCATCTTCGGCAACATTGTTCTGTTGCTCAGCGCCGCGATGAACTGGACGGCCATGCGCACGCTGATGGGTCGCAAACCTTACCTGCCGGGCATTTTGGCGGGTTCTGTGGTCTGGCTGCTGTTGTGCCTGATGCCCGCCTTTTACGACTCGATGGCGAATCGAGTGCTGATCTACTCTCTGCTGGCATTCGGGTATGGCGTGCTGACGACATTGGAACTCTGGCGCAACCGTCACAGCCTGGACATTGCGTTCATGCCGGCGTTGGTGCTGACTGTTTTGCACACCATTTTTTATGCGGTGCGCAGCGCGACCGATGACGGGCTGCCGGTGACCAAAGCCTTGCTGGGCAGTGGCGAAGGCGTGCCGTTTTTCTCGTTCATGCTGTTCGAGTCGATGTTGTATGTCATCGGCATTGCTTACATCACCTTGGCGATGGTCAAGGAACGCGCCGAACTCAAGCTCAAGGCCGCGGCGTTCAGCGATCCGTTGACCGGCATAGGCAATCGTCGCGCGTTCATGCAGCACGCCAGTCACTTGCTGGACGGCTGTCAGCAGCGGGCCGAACCGGCGGCGTTGCTCCTTTGCGATCTGGATCACTTCAAGCGTTTGAACGACACCTACGGCCATCCTGTCGGCGATCAAGCGTTGATTGCGTTCAGCGAAGTCCTGATGAAAAGCGTGCGCAAAGAGGATGTGTTCGGCCGCATCGGTGGCGAGGAGTTTGCCTGTCTGCTCTGCGCATGCGATGAGCAGACTGCACTGGAGATTGCCGAGCGAATCCGTCTCTCCTTCGCCCGGCTCTCCATCCTGGAACCGGGGCTGCTCAGCGTCAGTATCGGCGTGGTCACCACCCGTGAGTCGGGTTACGACCTGTCGCGCCTGCTGTCGGAGGCGGATCAGGCGCTGTACGGTGCCAAGCATCAGGGGCGCAACCGTGTTCAGACGTTGCGCTCGTTGTATCTGGGTCTAGCGTAAAAACCCTTTTAACTAGCCGTCCAACGCAGCTGGCCGGGTTATAAATCAGAGAAACGCTCCACAAGGAAGTTAGCAATTGATCCCCCACACTCCGAGCTCACAACTGAAATCCGTTGCCGCAACCACCCTGTACCTTTGCTTGACCGGATGTGTCGGGGTAGGCATCTCCCTGCCAGAAAAAGTCACACTGAAAACCGACGCTTACAGAGCGCAAAGCTACCGCTCAATCACCCCGCAAATCACCCGGACAGCAACATCGGCACCCACCCGCGAATGGTGCGGAATCACTGTCTGGGCGCTGGTGATTCCGGTGCCGTTGAAGCTGCCGGTTTGCCACTCGTACTCCGAGCAATCCTTCGGCAGTGACGAGTTCGGGAGGGAGACTGTTTTGCTCAACACCCGACAATCAGTGCCATCCCCGCTCTACGCCTGTGGCCCACTGATGGTGCTGGGGCCGATCGTTCACGGTTACGAAGGTAATGCGCTGTGCGGTGTTTTTCCTGACTGATCCGTTGATTCACGGATAACTGAACGACTTCACCAGCGTCAGCTCCCCCACCGCGCGCATCGGTACGAGGAAAGTCTCCATCTTCTCGCTCGGCGTGCCTTCCTCGGTAATCACCGTGACCTGCGCGGTGGTCAGCGGTTGCACCGCCTCATCACCGCCATCCTCGTCGCCGCGATAGCCGCCGCCGTAGTAATTCACATACACCAGATACTGGCCCTTGATCGGCGCTGGCATGGCGAAGATTTCCGGGCCGTAACCGGTGGTGACGTCGACGTCGAGCGCGGCACCGTTAGGCGCGACGCGGTTGCCGTACCAGATGTGTGCGCCGTCGGGGGTGACGAGGTGCAGATCGAGGTCGGTGCCGTCGCTGTCCCATGACAGCAGCACGCGCAGTTTCGCCGGGGTGGCGCCGCCGCTGGTGTTGAGGAACTGCGTGCGATGGCGTTGCTGGCCGTCGGGGCTGCGCACTTCGACGCTGTTGCTGCCGTTGGGGAAGGAGAACGGGCGATCAAAGCGGCCGCTGTCATCGATTTTCAGCGGCATGCTGACGCCGTTGACGATCAATCGCCCGGGCTCATTGCTCTTCGGTGTGGCTTTGATCTGGCCGCTGATGCGTGCGGTGTTGGCCTGGCCGACCGGGGTGTTGACCGAGGAGGCCGGGTAGTTGACGGTCTGGCGAAAGCTTTCGCCCTCGCCTTCCGGTGCGCCACTGCGCCAGCCGCCGACCGGGGTGTCGAGTTTGACGCTGTCGGCGGCCATCGCCGGCGCTAGCGCGGTCAACGTGCAGAGCAGCAGCAAGACCTGTGGATAACGAAGTGTCATGGTCTATTCCAGCAAAAGGTGACGGGCAAGCCCTTCGATGTAGGTTTCATCCTGGCCGTTGGGGTGTGCTTCAAAGGCCAGGTGCAGATATTCGTGGGTCAGGTCGAGGCGATCCTGCAGGCTCAGTACGCCGCGCACGTAGATGCGTTGGCGTTCGCGGTCGACGAAGGGCCGGCCGAAGGCGAGTTTGCACACGGCGAATGTGCTGACTTCGTTGTAGCCGGTTTCGCTTTCCAGCTTCGGGCGCCAGCCGCGACGTTGTTTTTGCAGCCAGTCTTGCGCGGCGGGCAGCGCTTCGCAGGAAGCCACCGGGTTGTCCCAACGGCTGAGGCTGGCGCGCGGATAGGCGTGCAGCAGAATCGCGTCGTAGCGCTGGCCGGCATTGGCTTGCTCGACGGCGTGCTGCCAGGCGAGTTTGTCCGGGCCGGGTTGATCGGAGTGATAGGTGACGGCGCTGCCGGCCAATACCAGGTCTGCCGTCCATGCAGCGATGTCGCGAGATGCGGCAGAGGCCGGGCGCGGTGCGACGCGTTGCCGAGTGCTGCTGTCGTCGATGCTCAGGCAATCGCCGTTGCGCGTGGCGTTTTGCAGCAAATACGTGCGAATCGCTACGGCGAGGGCTTTGGCCGCTTCGGCGGGTTCAGGTTTGGCTTCGCGCTCCAGCACTCGGGCGACGTACTCTTCGCGATCCAGCCTTGCGACGAGTTTGTCGTTGAGCAGAAAAAGTTCGCCGTCGCTGTGGATATCCAGCGCATTACCGTTGGCGAATTCGACGCGATAGTCGCCCTGCAACGGGCCGGAAGTAGCCACCCGCTCGCCAGTCAAAACCCGCGTAACCGGATAGCGCGAGAACAACCCGACTTCAACACAACGCCCCGCTTCCGCCGGCCATGCCGCTGGCAATACAGTCGCCAGTGCCTGACCGTAATGGCGCAAAACCATCTGACTGGTGCCACGCCCGCCTGCCCAGACCGGCGAGCCATCCGCCGTCCAACCGGCAAATCCACCTTGCCGCGATTGCGCATCCTGATCGCCGAGCCAACTCCAGGTTTTCACCCGCAGACGCCCGCCCAGTTCACCGACAACATTGCCGTCAGCCGCGTTCAGCACCACATCGAGCAGCACTCGACGCGCCTGATCCTGCGCCGGCAAAGTGGCCAAGACTTTCAGCAACTCGACCACGGAGACGCGTTGCGCCGGTTGCACCGAAGGCAAATCCAGCAGCCACAACGGCGCCTGTCGCGCCTGCCAATACGTTCGCCAATCCGCCGCCGCAATGCCCAACCGCGCGGGTTCGAAATACAAACCGCAGGATTTCACCAGCGCCTGATCACGCTCGATCCTGCCGCCCGCCGCGCAGCAATAAACCTCTTCCTTCGATTGCCCGCGACATTCATACGCCGGTTCCCGCGCGCCGGTATCCATCAGCCATGCGTAAACGAACAACTTCCACAGGCTGCCCAGCGGCGTATCCAGCGAAGACGGTAACGGTTCACGGGCGATCAGTTGTGTCTGATTCAGCGACAACAACTCGCCCTTATAGGCCACGCGCAACGGCTCATCCTGCGCCGTCGCCAGCGCAGGAATCACACACATCAGCAGCCACAGCAGCGGCCGGCTCATGTCAGTTGACCGTGACCTGACCAAGGGCGGCTTTCGCTTCCTGGGCCTGATGCTGCGGCGCGTACACCTGGGTGAAGCGCACCGGCGGCAGGTTGAACTGGCCTTTCTGCGAGAAGCGCACCAGATGGCGCAAGCGCAATTCGCCGCTCAGGGCATCGACCGGCACGGCGTAGGCCAACTGGCCCGGTTCGAAACGCGCCTTCTCCAGCGCCGTCGGCTCGGTGCCGTCCTTGCCCTGCAACTTGATGCCCCACGTTGTGCGCTCGACATCGGCGCCCGGTGGCAGCGGCACTTCAAGCATGCCGTAGCGCAGCGGTTTCGGCGCTTTGCTGGTGAGGATCACTTCGTCCAGATACAGGCTGTCGCTGGACAGCGGTTTGCTCCCGACCGGCTCCAGTTTGAACGTGAATGCTTCATCGCCCGGCACCAGTCGCGACAGGCGACGGGTGATGGTCACGGCCATCGGATCGACCGGTGGTTGCTGAGTCTGGAAGCTCAGCGCCGCACGCAGCGGACGTTCTTGCGTGCCCGACACGGTCAGCACACTCGGCACTGGCGTGACGCCTTGCCAGGTCCAGTACATCTCGCCGCTGGCACCGTAGTTTTTCTTCCAGCCTTCACCCGGCGTCAGGGCGATGGTCGGCGAAGCCTGGGCGATGCTGCGTTGCAGCCAGGTCAGCGCCAGCGCACGTTCCAAGGTCGATTGCTGCGGCAACAGTCGTTGCAGCAGCGCTTGCGCACGTGCCTGATCGAACGGTTGCAGCGACAGGTTCAGCGCTTCGGCAAACGGCTGCGAACTGACCGACAGACGCTGTTGCGCAGCAGTCACCTGACGATTGAACGCTTCCGGCAAGGCCACTTTCGACTGCGTGGCCAACGAAGCGGTCAGCACCCGCGCCGCTGCCAGACCGAGCGCCGAATCCGGATCGCTCATTACCAGACTGTCCTGACCATCGTCCATCAGTGTCTCGGCGTTGCCTTCACCAGCCTTGGCCAGATCGTCCATCAAACCACTGAGCAGCGTGTTCACCGGCAGATGCATCTGCTTGGCGAACGACAGAATCAACGCCCGTTGCAGCAACGGTGTGTTCGGCGCTTGCTTGGCGTAAACCTCCAGCACGCGCTGCCAGTGTTCCGGCGGCAAGCTCAGCTCCAGCACTTGGCTGGCATTGAAGTCGGCGTAGTAGGCGTAAGCGGTGAGGAACGCATCTGGCTCACCGTCGTAACCCCACCAGGTGAAGCTCGCCGATGGCCCGGCCATTTGCACCAGGCGCAAACGGCTGTTCTGCATGATCAGGCGCAAGCGATCGCGGATCTGCGGGTTCGACGCCAGCGATGGATAAGCAATGCTCAACGGCAACAGACGGCTGGCCGTCTGCTCGACGCCGCCATATGGATAGCTGAGCAGATCATCGAGTGCCGAGCGGAACAACGCTTGCGGACTGTCATCCAGGCGCAGGCGAATATCCGTAGCATCTGCCGGCAGACTCAGCGCGATATCGCCGCTGGCGACATCGAGGTTTTGCGTCTGCGTCACTTGCCAACCATCACCGGTCGCACTCAGGCGCACGGCGAGGGAGTCGGCGGTTTTACCGTCCTGTACCAGTTCGGCCGTCCACTCGCCAGAAGCCAAGGCGAATGCCGGCAGCGGCAGGTAATTGATGCGGTTGTTCAGGGTCACCGGCAGTCGCTGCTCGGCGCCAGCGTAGTGGGTGACCAGTTCAGCTTTCACCGGTTTCTCGGCCTGACTGAAGGCGAACACACCGAGTTGCGGCTGATCGCCTTTGCGGAATTTGCTTGGGCCGCTCCACTTCAGGTACAGCGGTTTTTCCGAACGCACGAACTGCTTCTTCTGCCCGACCTGACCGTCATCGGCGATGGCGCGGGCGGTGATGCGCCAGCGGGTCAGCGAGTCCGGCATCTTGAAGGTGAAGCGGGTTTTGCCGTCGGCACCGGTCAACAACTCCGGCTGCCACGCGGCGGTGTCGACGTCTTCACGACGCGGACGCTCCAGCACTTTTACCCCACGTTCGCTGCGGTTGGCTTTGCCCGGTGCGCCGGGGCTGCCCGGCAACGCGACGTCGTAACTGATGAACGACAGACTGGCGCTGGTGCGCACGTTGTTACGGCGCGGGTGATAGAAGAACTGGTCGATGGTCGGCGCCACTTCCGGTTGCAGCGCATAGACCATTTCGTCGACGACGCTGACGGTCAGGTGCGCCGGGACTGCTTTGCCGGCGAACTGCGTGGTCAGGTCAACCGTGACCGTGTCGCCCGGCAGATACACCGCTTTGTCAGTGCTGATTGCTACGTCGATTTGCGGCGCGACAACCTTGATCCCGGCGTTCTGGAAGCTGTACTGCCCGCCCTTGGTGTACAGCACCGAGAAGGTCAGGTTCGGTGCGAAGTT from Pseudomonas helmanticensis includes:
- a CDS encoding alpha-2-macroglobulin family protein, which codes for MTGARMLRLCSRIPLLLALLLPMATVSAEDSVEPSGYTPVSGESFFLLADSSFASDEQAMVRLEAPGRDYRRFRMEPYGGADIRVYRIDKPLDFLKRQKNLHRVVSDGQFKGEGLSNTLAYLWDNWYRKSRRVMQRAFSYESRKQVTEEVPELKMGNAIAAPTPYDAQPQFALIPGLPVVSQFRYPLWQAKPIEPPAGVNLAGSSSDFVSVAPGNVYIPLGNLKPGLYLVEALIGKYRATTMVFVSNTVAVSKIAGDELLVWAARKHEGSSVPKVNVLWTDGLGVMSSGATDADGLLRLKHVSPERSFVIGEDEEGGVFVSENFYYDSEIYDTKLYAFTDRPLYRPGDWVSLKIVGREFKNARDSVLPGAADVNVSVLDATGTELQHLDLKLDSKAGTQGRFQLPDNAVAGGYEIRFNYKDQAYSSAFRVAEYIKPHFEISLNLAKQDYRTGEPVKGSLLLLYPDGKPVANAKLTLSLRAQQLSMVDNELQYLGQFPVELTSTELTTDSKGNATLDLPAADKPSRYMLTVFASDGAAYRVKTTKEILIDRGAASFRLSAPQRFSAVGDKVAFSYANEGGTEQSKAVTPSTYGWVRLEDQSTGEGKLAATDKGFSLAFERPGTYNLTLKDQHGRVLGATGHSVTGDGVKAVPGTVEIILDKPEYKAGDEALALITFPEPVSDALLSLERDKVEATALLAKGGDWLKLEKLSDTQYRVRIPVKDNFAPNLTFSVLYTKGGQYSFQNAGIKVVAPQIDVAISTDKAVYLPGDTVTVDLTTQFAGKAVPAHLTVSVVDEMVYALQPEVAPTIDQFFYHPRRNNVRTSASLSFISYDVALPGSPGAPGKANRSERGVKVLERPRREDVDTAAWQPELLTGADGKTRFTFKMPDSLTRWRITARAIADDGQVGQKKQFVRSEKPLYLKWSGPSKFRKGDQPQLGVFAFSQAEKPVKAELVTHYAGAEQRLPVTLNNRINYLPLPAFALASGEWTAELVQDGKTADSLAVRLSATGDGWQVTQTQNLDVASGDIALSLPADATDIRLRLDDSPQALFRSALDDLLSYPYGGVEQTASRLLPLSIAYPSLASNPQIRDRLRLIMQNSRLRLVQMAGPSASFTWWGYDGEPDAFLTAYAYYADFNASQVLELSLPPEHWQRVLEVYAKQAPNTPLLQRALILSFAKQMHLPVNTLLSGLMDDLAKAGEGNAETLMDDGQDSLVMSDPDSALGLAAARVLTASLATQSKVALPEAFNRQVTAAQQRLSVSSQPFAEALNLSLQPFDQARAQALLQRLLPQQSTLERALALTWLQRSIAQASPTIALTPGEGWKKNYGASGEMYWTWQGVTPVPSVLTVSGTQERPLRAALSFQTQQPPVDPMAVTITRRLSRLVPGDEAFTFKLEPVGSKPLSSDSLYLDEVILTSKAPKPLRYGMLEVPLPPGADVERTTWGIKLQGKDGTEPTALEKARFEPGQLAYAVPVDALSGELRLRHLVRFSQKGQFNLPPVRFTQVYAPQHQAQEAKAALGQVTVN